The Juglans regia cultivar Chandler chromosome 1, Walnut 2.0, whole genome shotgun sequence nucleotide sequence CTGTAAAGTGCTAAAACTAATCTGATTATAATGACTACGTCTGTTTCATCCTCTCTTTCCTTATTATTTCTTACTCAACTTTGAGCTCAGTTTCTCTAATGTTCACTCATGCTTCTGGGAAAACAGATTAAAACTTTGCAGTAAGTGCCCTGTTTAGTCTCACCAGTCTTTAtcaattattatcatcatctgTGGTAGTATTACGGCTGACCTCTAGTACATCCTAGAATGGTCTTCCGCAAAATGATAACTATTACCTTTTCAAAATCAGTTGGTATATGCTAATTAGTAAAATGTTTATACACAAAATTGATGGCGATGAATTTTGTTGATTCTATTTGACTAATTTAAGCTGTTGAGGCTTTAATTCGTTGCACTTGTCAATGAAGAGAAATATgctattattttctttgtgattgatgcttggtactatttttaaagtaattttgtTGCTGcgaaaaaaattaagatggctAAAGGTGAAACTTTTTAATGCAGGTGAGCAACAAAATGGATCCAAATGACCTAGTCAAGCTCATTGAAATCCTGAATCCCCATAACAAGCCAGGAAGGATTACAATAATTGCAAGAATGGGTGCCGAGAACATGAGAGTTAAGCTTCCCCATTTGATCAGAGCTGTTCGCAGGGCTGGGCAAATTGTGACCTGGGTCTGTGATCCAATGCACGGAAACACCATACAGGCACCGTGTGGACTTAAAACACGTCCCTTTGATGCAATTTTGGTACTATTTCTCTCCAACTTTTTTACATCATATTGATCACTCATAGTTCTCGAGTTTTAGGATAGCTTTCCATAAGTACAGCAGTTGGGTGTTTTCAGAAGCACAGAAATGGAAATATTcagtctatttatatttaacttAACCTCCATATAGTAGGAAGGAGTACAACCAAATATCTGGCCCCCTGGAAAGATCGGTTTATAATCGGATACCTAACACAATCTGTGGAAATCAACGTTTCTAACCTTCAAGAGCTAATATGTAGCTTGATTGTCATATCTCTAATTAGTAATTCTGTTAGGTAAACAATTTAAGTCCTTTTCATTCTTCCAAAAAACTATTAAAGAGTAGTGCATGTAAAAGAGGCGTCATACATAGAGCAATTTAGCACATTGcacttatcaaaaaacattTAGCACATTGCTGGTCCTGGCTGGTGAGCAGTCCAAGAGTTAAGGGTTCCACCTGACAAGAAAGTCCATTTAGTCAACATGATATGGTCATCTACTACACACTTTGAGGTGGTTGTATGTGAAACTTTGGGTGCATGTGAAACTCTTACCTTTCCTAGAAAATTATCCCAAGTAACATCTAGGTGTAAATAAGATCAACCCTctcagttatttatttaatttttgccCTTAATGTCATATTTTCTGGTAGGCCGAGGTGCGGGCATTCTTTGATGTGCATGAGCAAGAAGGGAGCCACCCTGGTGGAGTTCATCTGGAGATGACTGGCCAGAATGTGACAGAGTGCATTGGAGGGTCTCGAACAGTTACTTTTGATGATTTGAGCTCACGTTATCACACTCACTGTGACCCAAGACTCAATGCTTCTCAGTCTCTCGAACTAGCCTTCATCATTGCAGAGCGGCTTAGAAAGAGAAGAATTGGAACTCAGCGTCTGCTTTCGTTGAGCCTTTAGATAGTTTCAAAGTACCTCATCATTTCTAGACGATTGGCAATGATGATTTATTTGGTAGTGAATAAATTTGGAATGGTTTGTCTACTAAAAACCTTGTGTTGCAGGATCCATGACTGATTATTGCATGCAATACCAGCAAATCCATGGTCTCCTACATTTAAGATCAGCTGCAAATGCAAGGTTTTTGGGGGAGCAGCTTTGTATTCCTAATTTATTTAGTAATTGGGtttgaatttaatttgtttctgtATTTATGTGTGGATGTCGTCTGATCATCAGACCAAGTAATcgttttaagattttaaaagaaataaataaaagaaaacggCTATTATATATGGCATTGGAAATGGGATGGATGAACTGGTATATATGTACGTGTTGATTCTTGCATTAATGATTTGTTGATTTGAACTAGCTAGCAATCATTTCATTAAACTAAAAAGCTGTGATCAAATACAAAAGGAGGCCAGGGTGACATAACCAATACAACACACAGATCAAgtacaattattataaaatgGGTATAAATGCGTGGTATCAAGAAAATGGATGGATCATAATATTCCTTGATGATTATGTTAAGGAAATAACTGTCATAAAAAGCAAGCAGTACTGGAGCTTTTCATGCCCTCATCGTTCTTTATATTCTCGAAAAAGAAAGTAAGAACAAATGTCTGCTCTCGACAAAAGAAAGAACAATTAGGCTCATACAGAAAcac carries:
- the LOC118348394 gene encoding phospho-2-dehydro-3-deoxyheptonate aldolase 1, chloroplastic-like, giving the protein MLWVGERTRQLDGAHIEFLRGLSNPLGIKVSNKMDPNDLVKLIEILNPHNKPGRITIIARMGAENMRVKLPHLIRAVRRAGQIVTWVCDPMHGNTIQAPCGLKTRPFDAILAEVRAFFDVHEQEGSHPGGVHLEMTGQNVTECIGGSRTVTFDDLSSRYHTHCDPRLNASQSLELAFIIAERLRKRRIGTQRLLSLSL